In Microbacterium enclense, the DNA window GTGCCGTCGAGGACCACCGCGATGGCCACGCCGTCGATCTCGACGCGGTGCGCTTCGTCCTGGGTGAGATCGCTCAGTGCGCAGGCGCGCGAAGCGCTCACGCCGCTGCTCCCTCGGCCAGCTCGCGCTCGATCGCGGCGATGAGCTCGGTCTCCAGCTCGGGGATGCCGATGCGCTGGACGATCTCGCTCAGGAAGCCGAGCACGACGAGGCGACGTGCCTCGTCTTCGGCGATGCCGCGAGCCTGCAGGTAGAACAGCTGCTCGTCGTCGAAGCGACCGGTGGCGCTGGCGTGGCCGGCGCCCTGGATGTCTCCGGTCTCGATCTCGAGGTTCGGGATCGAGTCGGCGCGGGCACCGTCGGTGAGCACCAGGTTGCGGTTCGCCTCGTACGAGTCGGTGCCGGTGGCATCCGGTCCGATGAGGACGTCGCCGATCCAGACGCTGCGTGCGCTCTCGCCCTGCAGGGCGCCCTTGTAGAGCACGTCGCCGACGGTGTGCGCACCCTTGTGGTGCAGGTACACCTGCGACTCGAGGTGCTGACCGGCGTCGGAGAACGACAGGCCGTACAGGCGTCCCTCGGCCCCGGCACCCGACAGCTCGACGGAGGGGTTCACGCGCACGACGCCGCCGCCGAAGCTCACCACGACGTGGGTGAGCTTGGCGTCGCGGTCGACACGAGCCTGGTGCGAGGACGCGTGGAGTGCGTCGTCGTCCCAGTTCTGCACCGAGACCACGGTGAGCTCGGCGCCGTCGCGAACGATGATCTCGACGTTCTGCGCGTGCTGGGCGGTGCCTTCGTGCCGCAGGACGATGGTGCCCCGCGAGTGCGGTTGCGCCTCGATGACGACATGGGCGTGTGCGAGGCCGCCCGTGCCCTTCAGGTGCACGATGACGGGCTCGTCGAGTTCGACCTCGGCGGGGATGCGCAGCAGCGGCGCTTCTGCCTCGTGAGTCCAGGCCAGTGCCGCGGGAAGGTCTTCGGGACGGAAGTGCTCACCGCGCGGAGCCTGACCCGCGGCGAGCCGCAGCTGCTCCACGCCCGCGGGCGCCTGCACGTCGACCTCGACGACGCCGGACGGGCCGGCCTCGTCGACGAACAGGGGGGCAAGCCGGTCGACCGGGCTGAGCTTCCAGTTGACCTCGCGGCCGGTGGGAACGCCGAAGTCCGACGGGTCGAACGAGGTGGGTCGCTCCGAGCGCGTCTGCACCGGGACGACGGATGCCACGAGGGCGGCAGGGTCGATGTGACCTCCGGCAGCGCCAGTCGCCTGTGCCGCCGGGGTCTGAGTCGCAGTCGACATTTAGCCTACGGATCCTTCCATGCCCATCTCGATGAGCTTGTTCAGTTCGAGGGCGTACTCCATCGGCAGCTCGCGCGCGATGGGCTCGATGAACCCGCGCACGATCATGGCCATGGCCTCGTCTTCGGGCAGGCCGCGCGACTGCAGGTAGAACAGCTGCTCTTCGCTGACCTTCGAGACGGTGGCCTCGTGACCGAGCTGCACGTCGTCGACACGGATGTCGATCGCCGGGTAGGTGTCGGACCGCGAGATCGTGTCGACCAGCAGCGCGTCGCAGCGCACGGTGTTGGCGGAGTGGTGCGCATTGGCGTCCACCCGCACCTCACCTCGGTAGCCCGCGCGACCGCCGCCACGGGCGATCGACTTCGACACGATCGACGACTGCGTGTAGGGCGCCATGTGGATCATCTTCGCCCCGGCGTCCTGGTGCTGGCCGGGACCGGCGAAAGCGACGGACAGCGTCTCGCCCTTGGCGTGCTCGCCCATCAGGTAGATGGACGGGTACTTCATCGTCACCTTGGACCCGATGTTGCCGTCGACCCATTCCATGGTCGCGCCCTCGTGGGCGACGGCCCGCTTGGTGACGAGGTTGTAGACGTTGTTCGACCAGTTCTGGATCGTCGTGTAACGCACGCGGGCGTTCTTCTTCACGATGATCTCGACCACAGCCGAGTGCAGCGAGTCGCTCTTGTAGATCGGGGCGGTGCAGCCCTCGATGTAGTGCACGTAGCTGTCTTCGTCGGCGATGATCAGCGTCCGCTCGAACTGACCCATGTTCTCGGTGTTGATGCGGAAGTACGCCTGCAGCGGGATCTCCACGTGCACGCCCTTCGGGACGTAGACGAAGGAGCCGCCCGACCACACCGCGGTGTTCAACGCGGCGAACTTGTTGTCGCCGGCGGGGATGACCGTGCCGAAGTACTCCTGGAAGAACTCGGGGTGCTCCTTGAGCGCGGTGTCGGTGTCCATGAAGATGACACCCTGCTGCTCGAGGTCCTCACGGATCTGGTGGTAGACCACCTCGGACTCGTACTGTGCGGCGACGCCGGCCACGAGACGCTGACGCTCGGCCTCGGGGATGCCGAGCTTCTCGTACGTGTTGCGGATCTCCTCCGGGAGGTCCTCCCATGACTGCGCCTGCTTCTCGGTCGAGCGCACGAAGTACTTGATGTTGTCGAAGTCGATGTCCGACAGATCGGCGCCCCACGTGGGCATGGGCTTGCGGCCGAAGAGCTGATAGCCCTTGAGGCGCGTCTTGAGCATCCACTCGGGCTCGGATTTCAGAGCGGAGATGCCGCGCACGACGTCCTCGTTGATCCCGCGCTGGGCGACCGCGCCGGCGGCGTCGGTGTCGTGCCAGCCGAACTCGTATTGCCCCAGGCTTTCGAGCTCTGGTCGGTCGATGAGTACATCGGACATGGTGATCACTCTCCTTCTCGGGCCTCAACGGTGTCATCCGCCCCGACATTCCAGACTCCGGTCGAAGTCTCAGGAACGTCGCTGGTGGGCCCGCTCGAAGGCGCTGCCTGCGCGCCTAGACTGTCTCTGGTGCCGATCGCGTGAGCGCTGCACCCGGACCCTTTGATTCTACAGGCAAGACCCGCTCCTGGCACGGCACCCTCGTCGTCCCGACGGCCCCGAGCGGCCTGATGCCAGGAAGCCAGACGCATGTCCTCGACCTCTCCCTTCCTCTCCCGCGTCTCGGGTGCGCTGCGTCGCTTCGGTGCGTGGCTCCCCGCCGACGTCGACCGACGGGTGCGCGTCTTCGCGTGGCTGTCGTTCGTGGCCGAGGTGTTGATCATCGGCACCGGGGGTGCCGTCCGTCTCACCGGCTCGGGGCTCGGCTGCCCCACGTGGCCGCGATGCACCCCCGATTCCATCGTGAACACGCCGGAAATGGGCATCCACGGCGTCATCGAGTTCGGCAACCGCACGCTGACCGGACTCGTCGGCATCCTGGCCCTCATCGTCGTCGTGCTCGTCTGGCGCATGCGCCGGGAGCGCCGTCCCCTCTTCGTGCTCGCACTCGTCGTGCTCGGCGGCGTGGTCGCGCAGGCTCTGGTCGGCGGCGTCACCGTGCTGACGGGTCTGAACCCCTTCATCGTCGGCTTCCACTACGTCGCCTCCGTGTCGCTCGTCGCCGTCTGCGCCGCTTTCCTCGTGCTGATGAACCTCCCTGCCGGCCATCGGGAGATCGCCGTGCCCCGGTGGTTCGCCGGTCTCGTGCACGGCACCACCGGCGTCCTGGCGCTCACGATCGTGTTCGGCGTGCTGACCACCGGCGCCGGCCCCCACTCCGGCGACGCCGCGGCGGGCCGGAACGGCTTCGATGCCGAGGTCCTCGAGCACGTGCACTCGTGGCCCGGCTACGCGCTCTTCGTCCTGACGCTGATCCTCACGATCGTCGCATGGCGCCTGCGCCTGCCCGTACGCCGCTGGACGATCGCTCTGCTCGTCGTCGAGCTCGTGCAGATCGCAGTCGGTCTCTACCAGGCGCGCAACGGCCTGCCCGAGATCGCCGTCGGCACTCATATGGTGCTCGCTGCTCTCGCCGCCGCCACGATGACCGTCGTGGTGCTGCGCCTCAAGCAGCCCGCCGCGGCCTCGACCGCTCCCGGCGCACGCGAAACGGTGTCCGCGCGCGGCTGACGCGCTCCTGCCCTTCCAGACACGACCGCCCCGGATGCCATCCCCCGGGGCGGTCGTCGTGTTCCGGTCGCTTTCCGCGCCCCTTATACGCTCATAGGCGATTCATCGGCGACCCCTAGCCGATGCCCTGACGCGTGCGCCACGGTGGAGTGTCCGGTGCACCTCTGCGCCCGGATCCGCCCGACGTCCCGGCGTCGGGGAACCGCATCCGCGGCCCGCACGGGGCGCGGAACGACAAGGAGTACATCTCATGCAGACCCGTCCCCGTCTGGTGACCAGCATCCCGTTCTGGGTGCTCGTGATCGCGTCGCTCGCCGCAGTGATCGGCGGACTCGTCCTCGTCCTGCGCCAGGTCGACGCGATCCAGGCCCTGGTGAACGATCCGAACGCGACCGTCGTGACCGTCTACGTCGCGCAGTCGTGGGTCTCCGTCGGCGCCGCCGTGCTCGCTGCGGGCGCGATCGGTCTGGCCTCGGCACTCGCCGTCGCCACGGTCGTGTCGACCCGCTCGAACCCCGACGTCGCGATCGAGACCATCGATTGGACGAGTGACGACGAATCCGCCGCCGAGCAGATCCCCGCCTTCACCACCGCGCCCGCCGCGGCCACCCCCACCGCGCAGACGGCCGCACCGATCGCGGTCGAGGACGCCGATGTCGAGACGCCCTCGACGGCTCCCGCTCCCCCGCAGGCTGCGGCCGCCGCGCAGCACGACGAGCCCCGCCTCGATGCGGGAGACGACGCCCCGCGTCGCTGACCTCGCTTAATGCAGAGCGCCCGTCCCGAGATCGGGGCGGGCGCTCGCGCGTGCACGGACGTGCTGAGCCCGGCGAACCCGCCCGGGCCGCTTCTCCGTCGGTGCCTGCTGACGGGAGGATGTGCCCGAAGCGGAGGACGAGACGCCGCGGAGATTGCCCTCCCGTCGCCGGATCTCCTCCGTCGTCCACCCGCGCGTCAGCGCCACCCCGGGTCAGCGCGACCTGCACGTCAGCGCCGACCCGCACGTCAGCGCCGACCCCCGCGTCAGCACCACCCGCGCGTCAGAGCGAATCAGAAGGGCAGCAGTGGATCGACCGCGATCGCGACGAACAGGAGCGTCAGGTAGGTGATCGACGCGTGGAAGACGCGCATGGGTCGCGGCTCGCCGCCACGCACGGCTCGGGAGTACAGACGGTGCGACTCGTAGATGAACCAGCCACCGAACACGGCGGCCGAGACCGTGTAGACGAGCCCCATGGATGCCACGGGGATGAGCAGCAAAGAGCACGCCACCGTCGCCCACGCGTACAGGATGACCTGCAGGCCCACCTGCGATCCGCTGCGCGTCGCGCCGAGCATCGGCACGTCGACCTCGTCGTACTGGTCGGCGTACTTCATCGACAACGGCCAGTAGTGCGGGGGCGTCCACAGGAACACCAGCGCGAACAGGATGAAGGGCGCCCAGGTGAGGGAGCCCGTCACGGCAGACCACCCAATGAGCACGGGGAAGCAGCCGGCGATCCCGCCCCAGACGATGTTCTGCTCGGTGCGGCGCTTGAGGATGATCGTGTAGATCACCACGTAGAAGAAGATGGCCGCGGCCGACAGGCCGGCCGCGAGCGGGTTGGTGAACGCCCAGAGCCACACGGTCGAGAAGACCGCGAGGGCCCACGCGAAGATCAGGGCGCCGCGCGGGGACACCTCACCCGTCACCAGCGGACGGTTCTCGGTGCGCTGCATGTGCGCGTCGATGTCGCGGTCGAGGTACATGTTGAAGGCCGCGGCCGAACCGGCGCTCAGCGAACCGCCGATGACCGTGGCGAAGATCAGCCAGAGGTTCGGCAGGCCGCCCTGCGCGAGGATCATGACCGGCACCGTGGTCACGAGCAGGAGCTCGAGGACCCGCGGCTTCGTCAGGGCGACGTAGGCCCGGACGGTCCGTCGGACGGAGCGGCGATCGGTCGTCGCAATGACGTGCGACGTCGTCGAGATGTCCATCGTCCCCCGGGGTAGCGCGTATGAAACCTCAACGATTCTACGCCATGCGCACCACACGACCGGCCGCCTGTCGACCCCCGTCACACGCGGCGACGACGACAGCCGATCTCGCTATGCTGGCCGTGAACGCGCGCCCCGCGCCGACACCCCACCCCTCTCCCACTCCTACGGTGGTGAGTGCGGCGTCGGAAGTGAACCCGGGCGCACAGTATCGAGAAAGGCGACCCTGTTGTCGGACTTCGAATGGGACGAGATCGATCGGCGCGCGGTGGACACCGCCCGCATCCTCGCG includes these proteins:
- a CDS encoding dinucleotide-utilizing enzyme, translating into MQTRPRLVTSIPFWVLVIASLAAVIGGLVLVLRQVDAIQALVNDPNATVVTVYVAQSWVSVGAAVLAAGAIGLASALAVATVVSTRSNPDVAIETIDWTSDDESAAEQIPAFTTAPAAATPTAQTAAPIAVEDADVETPSTAPAPPQAAAAAQHDEPRLDAGDDAPRR
- a CDS encoding heme o synthase; this translates as MDISTTSHVIATTDRRSVRRTVRAYVALTKPRVLELLLVTTVPVMILAQGGLPNLWLIFATVIGGSLSAGSAAAFNMYLDRDIDAHMQRTENRPLVTGEVSPRGALIFAWALAVFSTVWLWAFTNPLAAGLSAAAIFFYVVIYTIILKRRTEQNIVWGGIAGCFPVLIGWSAVTGSLTWAPFILFALVFLWTPPHYWPLSMKYADQYDEVDVPMLGATRSGSQVGLQVILYAWATVACSLLLIPVASMGLVYTVSAAVFGGWFIYESHRLYSRAVRGGEPRPMRVFHASITYLTLLFVAIAVDPLLPF
- the sufD gene encoding Fe-S cluster assembly protein SufD, which encodes MSTATQTPAAQATGAAGGHIDPAALVASVVPVQTRSERPTSFDPSDFGVPTGREVNWKLSPVDRLAPLFVDEAGPSGVVEVDVQAPAGVEQLRLAAGQAPRGEHFRPEDLPAALAWTHEAEAPLLRIPAEVELDEPVIVHLKGTGGLAHAHVVIEAQPHSRGTIVLRHEGTAQHAQNVEIIVRDGAELTVVSVQNWDDDALHASSHQARVDRDAKLTHVVVSFGGGVVRVNPSVELSGAGAEGRLYGLSFSDAGQHLESQVYLHHKGAHTVGDVLYKGALQGESARSVWIGDVLIGPDATGTDSYEANRNLVLTDGARADSIPNLEIETGDIQGAGHASATGRFDDEQLFYLQARGIAEDEARRLVVLGFLSEIVQRIGIPELETELIAAIERELAEGAAA
- the sufB gene encoding Fe-S cluster assembly protein SufB, with translation MSDVLIDRPELESLGQYEFGWHDTDAAGAVAQRGINEDVVRGISALKSEPEWMLKTRLKGYQLFGRKPMPTWGADLSDIDFDNIKYFVRSTEKQAQSWEDLPEEIRNTYEKLGIPEAERQRLVAGVAAQYESEVVYHQIREDLEQQGVIFMDTDTALKEHPEFFQEYFGTVIPAGDNKFAALNTAVWSGGSFVYVPKGVHVEIPLQAYFRINTENMGQFERTLIIADEDSYVHYIEGCTAPIYKSDSLHSAVVEIIVKKNARVRYTTIQNWSNNVYNLVTKRAVAHEGATMEWVDGNIGSKVTMKYPSIYLMGEHAKGETLSVAFAGPGQHQDAGAKMIHMAPYTQSSIVSKSIARGGGRAGYRGEVRVDANAHHSANTVRCDALLVDTISRSDTYPAIDIRVDDVQLGHEATVSKVSEEQLFYLQSRGLPEDEAMAMIVRGFIEPIARELPMEYALELNKLIEMGMEGSVG
- a CDS encoding COX15/CtaA family protein encodes the protein MSSTSPFLSRVSGALRRFGAWLPADVDRRVRVFAWLSFVAEVLIIGTGGAVRLTGSGLGCPTWPRCTPDSIVNTPEMGIHGVIEFGNRTLTGLVGILALIVVVLVWRMRRERRPLFVLALVVLGGVVAQALVGGVTVLTGLNPFIVGFHYVASVSLVAVCAAFLVLMNLPAGHREIAVPRWFAGLVHGTTGVLALTIVFGVLTTGAGPHSGDAAAGRNGFDAEVLEHVHSWPGYALFVLTLILTIVAWRLRLPVRRWTIALLVVELVQIAVGLYQARNGLPEIAVGTHMVLAALAAATMTVVVLRLKQPAAASTAPGARETVSARG